A single Lolium perenne isolate Kyuss_39 chromosome 6, Kyuss_2.0, whole genome shotgun sequence DNA region contains:
- the LOC127306060 gene encoding GDP-fucose transporter 1 yields MAKQHHATSSLVIGYALCSSLLAIINKYAVTKFNYPGLLTTLQYFTSAAGVWGLGKLGFLCHDSFNLETAKKFAPAAVVFYLAIFTNTNLLVHANVDTFIVFRSLTPLLVAVADTFFRKQPCPSKLTFLSLVIILGGAVGYVITDSAFSLTAYSWALAYLVTITTEMVYIKHIVTSLGLNTWGYVLYNNLLSLMISPIFWFLTGEHKSVFSAVKSRGESWFQLDAFVAVALSCVFGLLISFFGFAARKAISATAFTVTGVVNKFLTVAINVTIWDKHASAFGLVSLLFTLAGGVLYQQSVTAKGHIAAPQHEHASEQHKNDSDSAEYDEEKHKLVSSDERPVA; encoded by the coding sequence ATGGCGAAGCAACACCACGCCACCAGCAGCCTTGTGATAGGCTATGCTTTGTGCTCGAGCTTGCTGGCAATCATCAACAAGTATGCTGTCACAAAGTTCAATTACCCTGGCCTCCTGACTACGCTACAGTACTTTACATCTGCTGCTGGTGTTTGGGGCCTTGGAAAGCTAGGTTTTCTCTGCCATGATTCCTTCAACCTGGAGACTGCCAAGAAATTCGCACCAGCTGCTGTTGtcttctaccttgcaatattcaCCAACACAAACCTCCTCGTTCATGCCAATGTGGACACATTTATAGTTTTCCGATCCTTGACTCCGCTTTTGGTTGCTGTTGCCGACACATTCTTCCGGAAGCAACCATGCCCTTCCAAGCTCACATTCTTATCCCTTGTAATCATATTGGGAGGAGCAGTTGGCTATGTGATAACAGATTCTGCCTTCAGCCTCACAGCATACTCGTGGGCGCTTGCTTATCTGGTGACAATTACAACGGAGATGGTGTACATCAAGCATATTGTTACGAGTCTGGGTCTGAACACATGGGGTTATGTGCTGTACAACAACCTTCTTTCGCTCATGATTTCCCCCATCTTTTGGTTTCTGACAGGGGAGCACAAGTCGGTCTTCTCAGCTGTCAAATCACGGGGTGAGAGTTGGTTCCAGCTCGACGCCTTTGTTGCGGTAGCATTGTCATGTGTGTTTGGATTGCTCatcagcttctttggcttcgcggCTAGGAAAGCAATCTCTGCCACTGCATTCACGGTAACTGGGGTTGTGAACAAGTTCCTCACAGTGGCGATCAATGTGACGATCTGGGACAAGCACGCGAGCGCATTTGGTTTGGTTAGCCTTCTGTTCACTCTAGCTGGTGGAGTACTCTACCAGCAATCAGTTACTGCAAAAGGACATATTGCAGCACCACAGCATGAACATGCATCAGAACAACATAAGAATGATAGTGACAGTGCCGAGTATGATGAGGAGAAACATAAGTTGGTTTCATCTGATGAACGCCCTGTTGCATGA
- the LOC127306061 gene encoding alpha-1,3-arabinosyltransferase XAT3 isoform X2 has protein sequence MKSNRNLSRAEGRRLGNAALIAFMLGSLLLLSVIRARFSPIGKTGDAIKAEEERQGLVSKDSVKMETADEAAVSTEDEEGEAHPKTAGTSSGGGGVSTSTPVVTVDATDRVIKPVCYETSRRSDTCEAAGDVRVQGRSQTINVGPLDHEWRVKPYCRKHDAFAQSHVKEWTLRPLSSDAAAPPPQCTVNSSATAFVMSTGGFTGNLFHDYTDVLIPAFITAHRFAGEVQFLVSSFKSWWTNRYLQIFQQLSKHEVIDIDNDDEVRCFRNVVVGPTFHKELGIDASKAPPGSSMVDFRAMLRGAFGLERATAEPSGDRWDIRRRPRLLIIARRSSRAFLNERAMADMAMSLGFDVRVGEPDITSDVSKFARLVNSADVMVGVHGAGLTNMVFLPAGAVLIQVVPYGGLEWLARSTFQEPSADMQIHYMEYMIQLDETTLSEQYPKDHPVLRDPNSIHKQGWNALKTVYLDKQNVRPHLGRLKITFLEALKLLPHGQQQANNN, from the exons ATGAAGTCCAACAGAAACCTCTCGAGAGCGGAGGGCCGGAGGCTGGGGAATGCGGCGCTGATCGCCTTCATGCTCGGATCCCTCCTCCTGCTCTCCGTCATCAGGGCAAGGTTCTCCCCCATCG GCAAAACAGGGGATGCCATcaaagcagaggaggagcggcaGGGGTTGGTAAGCAAGGACAGCGTCAAGATGGAGACGGCCGATGAAGCTGCAGTTTCAACTG AGGACGAGGAAGGAGAGGCTCACCCCAAAACCGCAGGCACGtccagcggtggcggcggcgtaagCACGAGTACCCCGGTCGTCACCGTTGACGCCACGGACCGCGTGATCAAACCGGTGTGCTACGAGACGAGCCGGCGGTCGGACACGTGCGAGGCCGCCGGCGACGTCCGCGTGCAGGGCCGCAGCCAGACCATCAACGTCGGCCCGCTGGATCACGAGTGGAGGGTGAAGCCGTACTGCCGGAAGCACGACGCGTTCGCGCAGTCGCACGTCAAGGAGTGGACGCTCCGGCCCCTCTCCTCCGACgccgcggcgccgccgccgcagtGCACGGTGAACAGCTCCGCGACGGCGTTCGTCATGTCCACGGGCGGGTTCACGGGCAACCTGTTCCACGACTACACGGACGTGCTCATCCCGGCGTTCATCACGGCGCACCGGTTCGCCGGCGAGGTCCAGTTCCTGGTGAGCAGCTTCAAGTCGTGGTGGACCAACCGTTACCTGCAGATCTTCCAGCAGCTGAGCAAGCACGAGGTGAtcgacatcgacaacgacgacgaggtCCGCTGCTTCCGCAACGTGGTGGTCGGGCCGACGTTCCACAAGGAGCTGGGCATCGACGCGTCCAAGGCGCCGCCGGGGTCCTCCATGGTGGACTTCCGCGCGATGCTGCGGGGCGCGTTCGGGCTGGAGCGGGCCACGGCGGAACCCAGCGGTGACCGGTGGGACATTCGTCGGCGGCCGCGGCTGCTGATCATCGCGCGCCGGAGCTCGCGCGCGTTCCTGAACGAGCGCGCTATGGCGGACATGGCCATGAGCCTGGGGTTCGACGTGCGCGTCGGGGAGCCGGACATCACCTCGGACGTGTCCAAGTTCGCGCGGCTGGTGAACTCGGCGGACGTGATGGTGGGCGTGCACGGCGCCGGGCTGACCAACATGGTGTTCCTCCCCGCCGGCGCCGTGCTGATCCAGGTGGTGCCCTACGGCGGGCTGGAGTGGCTCGCCCGGAGCACCTTCCAGGAGCCGTCGGCCGACATGCAGATCCACTACATGGAGTACATGATCCAGCTCGACGAGACCACGCTGAGCGAGCAGTACCCCAAGGACCACCCCGTGCTCAGGGACCCGAACTCCATCCACAAGCAAGGCTGGAACGCGCTCAAGACGGTGTACCTCGACAAGCAGAACGTTAGGCCGCACCTGGGCAGGCTCAAGatcaccttcttggaggcgctCAAGCTCCTCCCCCATGGACAACAGCAGGCCAACAACAACTGA
- the LOC127306061 gene encoding alpha-1,3-arabinosyltransferase XAT3 isoform X1: protein MKSNRNLSRAEGRRLGNAALIAFMLGSLLLLSVIRARFSPIGKTGDAIKAEEERQGLVSKDSVKMETADEAAVSTAEDEEGEAHPKTAGTSSGGGGVSTSTPVVTVDATDRVIKPVCYETSRRSDTCEAAGDVRVQGRSQTINVGPLDHEWRVKPYCRKHDAFAQSHVKEWTLRPLSSDAAAPPPQCTVNSSATAFVMSTGGFTGNLFHDYTDVLIPAFITAHRFAGEVQFLVSSFKSWWTNRYLQIFQQLSKHEVIDIDNDDEVRCFRNVVVGPTFHKELGIDASKAPPGSSMVDFRAMLRGAFGLERATAEPSGDRWDIRRRPRLLIIARRSSRAFLNERAMADMAMSLGFDVRVGEPDITSDVSKFARLVNSADVMVGVHGAGLTNMVFLPAGAVLIQVVPYGGLEWLARSTFQEPSADMQIHYMEYMIQLDETTLSEQYPKDHPVLRDPNSIHKQGWNALKTVYLDKQNVRPHLGRLKITFLEALKLLPHGQQQANNN, encoded by the exons ATGAAGTCCAACAGAAACCTCTCGAGAGCGGAGGGCCGGAGGCTGGGGAATGCGGCGCTGATCGCCTTCATGCTCGGATCCCTCCTCCTGCTCTCCGTCATCAGGGCAAGGTTCTCCCCCATCG GCAAAACAGGGGATGCCATcaaagcagaggaggagcggcaGGGGTTGGTAAGCAAGGACAGCGTCAAGATGGAGACGGCCGATGAAGCTGCAGTTTCAACTG CAGAGGACGAGGAAGGAGAGGCTCACCCCAAAACCGCAGGCACGtccagcggtggcggcggcgtaagCACGAGTACCCCGGTCGTCACCGTTGACGCCACGGACCGCGTGATCAAACCGGTGTGCTACGAGACGAGCCGGCGGTCGGACACGTGCGAGGCCGCCGGCGACGTCCGCGTGCAGGGCCGCAGCCAGACCATCAACGTCGGCCCGCTGGATCACGAGTGGAGGGTGAAGCCGTACTGCCGGAAGCACGACGCGTTCGCGCAGTCGCACGTCAAGGAGTGGACGCTCCGGCCCCTCTCCTCCGACgccgcggcgccgccgccgcagtGCACGGTGAACAGCTCCGCGACGGCGTTCGTCATGTCCACGGGCGGGTTCACGGGCAACCTGTTCCACGACTACACGGACGTGCTCATCCCGGCGTTCATCACGGCGCACCGGTTCGCCGGCGAGGTCCAGTTCCTGGTGAGCAGCTTCAAGTCGTGGTGGACCAACCGTTACCTGCAGATCTTCCAGCAGCTGAGCAAGCACGAGGTGAtcgacatcgacaacgacgacgaggtCCGCTGCTTCCGCAACGTGGTGGTCGGGCCGACGTTCCACAAGGAGCTGGGCATCGACGCGTCCAAGGCGCCGCCGGGGTCCTCCATGGTGGACTTCCGCGCGATGCTGCGGGGCGCGTTCGGGCTGGAGCGGGCCACGGCGGAACCCAGCGGTGACCGGTGGGACATTCGTCGGCGGCCGCGGCTGCTGATCATCGCGCGCCGGAGCTCGCGCGCGTTCCTGAACGAGCGCGCTATGGCGGACATGGCCATGAGCCTGGGGTTCGACGTGCGCGTCGGGGAGCCGGACATCACCTCGGACGTGTCCAAGTTCGCGCGGCTGGTGAACTCGGCGGACGTGATGGTGGGCGTGCACGGCGCCGGGCTGACCAACATGGTGTTCCTCCCCGCCGGCGCCGTGCTGATCCAGGTGGTGCCCTACGGCGGGCTGGAGTGGCTCGCCCGGAGCACCTTCCAGGAGCCGTCGGCCGACATGCAGATCCACTACATGGAGTACATGATCCAGCTCGACGAGACCACGCTGAGCGAGCAGTACCCCAAGGACCACCCCGTGCTCAGGGACCCGAACTCCATCCACAAGCAAGGCTGGAACGCGCTCAAGACGGTGTACCTCGACAAGCAGAACGTTAGGCCGCACCTGGGCAGGCTCAAGatcaccttcttggaggcgctCAAGCTCCTCCCCCATGGACAACAGCAGGCCAACAACAACTGA